From one Jatrophihabitans sp. genomic stretch:
- a CDS encoding WhiB family transcriptional regulator, translating to MCEPLTATVDPAFGADIDDLPCRSLDADLWFAESPTELEQAKALCAPCPLRAGCLAGALDRREPWGVWGGEIFSQGTVIARKRPRGRPRKDEVAA from the coding sequence ATCTGTGAGCCGTTGACGGCCACGGTCGACCCGGCCTTCGGCGCCGACATCGACGATCTGCCCTGCCGGTCACTCGATGCCGACCTCTGGTTCGCCGAGTCACCGACCGAGCTGGAGCAGGCCAAGGCGCTGTGCGCGCCATGTCCGCTCCGAGCCGGATGCTTGGCCGGCGCGCTCGACCGCCGCGAGCCGTGGGGCGTCTGGGGCGGCGAGATCTTCAGCCAGGGAACCGTCATCGCTCGCAAGCGCCCGCGCGGCCGGCCTCGCAAGGACGAGGTCGCCGCCTGA